The following are encoded together in the Streptomyces rapamycinicus NRRL 5491 genome:
- a CDS encoding ATP-grasp domain-containing protein has product MPAMIVIGYRGDLDQALRRRGIDPYYIVQVPASPPKSRRFTWVADMENAQEIFRAVLSADIDEVAGVLSVHEMGVFGATYLRQQLNLPGNADSRTALHFRDKHLQKSMLPPGIRRARCRHVPMGTSFTELADDLGEVFVVKPATGAGALRTNIVRTPEEYAQALTPFTGQSDVEIVAESFMDAPEVYLDGVWEKGDLQWSSMSSYHTSPLRAVQGGILSAYVLDRKRHSVLFDEMETLAGQALTSLNAPDCVFHMEAFTAEEGLTFGECAIRLPGALSPQVNQLTYGVDLFDVEISLALGEGATRALGGRHGPERFHGYILLRRPNGCNLTQIDFERNFLFDEIVYDSSPDAPVGPYGRVGQAVVSDPDELKLQKTIEDIVRFNEVGST; this is encoded by the coding sequence ATGCCGGCGATGATTGTTATCGGGTACAGAGGCGATCTCGATCAGGCACTGCGGCGCCGCGGCATTGATCCTTACTATATTGTCCAGGTGCCGGCGAGCCCGCCGAAGAGTCGGAGATTCACATGGGTCGCCGACATGGAGAACGCCCAGGAAATCTTCCGAGCGGTGCTGTCCGCGGACATTGACGAAGTGGCCGGGGTGCTGAGCGTCCATGAAATGGGCGTATTCGGGGCAACCTACTTACGGCAGCAGCTGAACCTTCCCGGGAATGCCGATTCCAGGACGGCTCTCCACTTCCGGGACAAGCACCTCCAGAAGAGCATGCTGCCGCCTGGGATCAGGCGAGCGCGCTGCCGTCACGTGCCCATGGGCACGTCGTTCACGGAGCTCGCCGACGATCTGGGAGAGGTCTTCGTGGTCAAGCCGGCGACCGGAGCCGGCGCTCTCCGTACGAACATCGTGCGCACCCCGGAAGAGTACGCACAGGCCCTGACGCCCTTCACCGGTCAGTCGGATGTCGAGATCGTCGCCGAGTCCTTCATGGACGCTCCGGAGGTCTATCTCGACGGTGTCTGGGAAAAGGGCGACCTTCAGTGGTCGTCCATGAGCAGCTATCACACCTCACCGCTCAGGGCCGTACAGGGCGGCATCCTGTCCGCGTACGTCCTGGACCGGAAGCGGCATTCCGTCTTGTTCGATGAGATGGAGACGCTCGCCGGGCAAGCGCTCACCAGTCTGAACGCGCCTGACTGTGTATTCCATATGGAAGCGTTCACGGCAGAAGAAGGGCTGACCTTCGGCGAGTGCGCCATCCGCCTCCCCGGGGCGCTGTCCCCTCAGGTCAATCAGCTGACATACGGCGTCGATCTCTTTGACGTCGAAATCAGTCTCGCGCTGGGGGAGGGGGCGACTAGGGCCCTGGGCGGCCGGCATGGGCCGGAGCGCTTCCATGGATACATTCTTCTGCGCCGCCCCAACGGGTGCAATTTAACCCAGATCGACTTTGAGCGGAACTTCCTTTTCGATGAGATCGTCTACGATTCATCGCCTGATGCGCCGGTCGGGCCGTATGGCCGCGTGGGACAGGCCGTCGTCTCCGACCCGGATGAGCTGAAACTGCAGAAGACGATCGAGGACATCGTGCGATTCAACGAGGTCGGATCCACCTGA
- a CDS encoding non-ribosomal peptide synthetase, with protein MPDQRHASTLPQLLERAARDTTQGIAFIGGPFLSYAELRECACRIAQGLRERGTAPGDRVLIAAGDPEIFVRAFWGCVLTGAVPCPIAPPADPSRWRTQLEHLRTLLGDPLVIVSKTAHGELPEAGLRSVTVEELSHAAAEPDQLHVPAPDDLTLLMLTSGSTGSSKAVRLTHANLLAAQAGKAGALELGPDDTSLNWISVDHIAAIEAHLLPMFNGAAQVMTVPATVLADPVEFLRLLTAHRVRVTFTPNFLFGQINQALAGRPASRQEVDLSQVRHIISGGEATVTATVRAFLDTLAPYGLRGDVIVPAFGMTETCAGSVFNRDFATRDLETEFPPLGRPVRGLRIRVTDDDGTVLAATDRPVTAEPGEVQLHGPMVSDGYFGDARATAQAFTADGWFRTGDLGHLGSDGRLTLVGRSKDSIIVSGVNYYSHDLEAVLDELDGVKRGHVAAFPIRPEGADTEQLAIAFVPAGDPADEIAVYRAIVAIRSSTVMHWGFRPQLILPVAEDEIPRGNLGKTQRSRLRAAVENGSLDAAARRSDEISTRFLGGHVAPDGEVETALAEIYARVLDTEAVSATASFFDLGGTSLDVLRLKLEIQAAFGIEDVPMSTLLQAPTVRALAGRLAAGQGAGGDATYDPLVPLQITGDGTPLFCVHPGLGEVLVFVNLAKYFTGERPFYALRARGFGQGETHFGSFGDMVSTYVEAIRRAQPSGPYAVAGYSYGGAVAFEIAKRLEADGDRVDFVGVFNLPPRISDRMNEITFTDGAINLALFLELIDATDIERLTATLRPLPEADQLAHLIDHAPKRRLTELDLTLERFADWVHLAQSMVHLGRDYEPSGSVGRVKVFYCTPLRGTKEEWLDHQLSHWDEFTRDPNTYIEVDGEHYTLMSPQHVHTFQATLRHELARALG; from the coding sequence ATGCCGGATCAACGTCATGCTTCGACACTCCCTCAGTTGCTCGAGCGCGCGGCCCGCGACACGACTCAAGGCATCGCGTTCATCGGCGGCCCGTTCCTCTCCTACGCCGAGTTGCGGGAGTGCGCCTGCCGCATCGCGCAAGGACTGCGGGAGCGCGGCACCGCCCCGGGCGACCGAGTGCTCATCGCGGCCGGTGATCCGGAGATCTTCGTCCGCGCCTTCTGGGGATGCGTACTCACCGGTGCCGTGCCGTGCCCGATCGCACCGCCCGCCGACCCTTCCCGGTGGCGTACCCAGCTGGAGCATCTGCGGACGCTCCTGGGCGACCCGTTGGTGATCGTGTCCAAGACGGCTCATGGAGAGCTGCCCGAGGCCGGGCTGCGGTCCGTGACGGTCGAGGAGCTGAGCCATGCGGCGGCCGAGCCCGATCAGCTCCATGTGCCCGCGCCCGACGATCTCACCCTGCTGATGCTCACCTCCGGGTCCACCGGATCGAGCAAGGCGGTCAGGCTCACCCACGCCAATCTGCTGGCGGCGCAGGCCGGTAAGGCGGGCGCACTGGAACTCGGGCCCGACGACACCTCGTTGAACTGGATCTCGGTCGATCACATCGCCGCGATCGAGGCGCATCTGCTGCCGATGTTCAACGGCGCCGCCCAGGTCATGACGGTGCCGGCCACCGTGCTGGCCGACCCCGTGGAGTTCCTCAGGCTGCTCACGGCCCATCGGGTGAGAGTGACGTTCACCCCCAACTTCCTGTTCGGGCAGATCAACCAGGCACTCGCCGGGCGGCCCGCATCGCGGCAGGAGGTGGACCTGTCACAGGTGCGGCACATCATCTCCGGCGGTGAGGCAACCGTGACCGCCACCGTACGGGCGTTCCTGGACACGCTCGCGCCCTACGGACTGCGCGGAGATGTGATCGTGCCCGCGTTCGGGATGACCGAGACCTGCGCGGGCAGTGTGTTCAACCGCGACTTCGCCACCCGCGACCTGGAGACGGAGTTCCCCCCGCTGGGCCGACCGGTGCGGGGCCTGCGGATTCGCGTCACCGACGACGACGGCACGGTGCTGGCCGCCACCGACCGGCCCGTAACGGCCGAGCCGGGGGAGGTGCAGCTGCACGGCCCGATGGTCTCCGACGGCTACTTCGGCGATGCGCGGGCCACCGCGCAGGCGTTCACCGCCGACGGCTGGTTCCGCACCGGAGACCTGGGCCACCTCGGCTCCGACGGCCGGTTGACGCTGGTCGGCCGCAGCAAGGACTCCATCATCGTCAGCGGTGTCAACTACTACAGCCACGACCTGGAAGCGGTCCTGGACGAGCTGGACGGGGTGAAGCGCGGCCACGTCGCCGCGTTCCCGATACGGCCCGAGGGGGCCGACACCGAACAGCTCGCCATCGCGTTCGTCCCGGCGGGCGACCCCGCCGACGAGATCGCGGTGTACCGGGCCATCGTGGCGATCCGCAGCTCCACGGTGATGCACTGGGGCTTCCGCCCTCAGCTGATCCTCCCCGTCGCCGAGGACGAGATCCCCCGTGGCAACCTCGGCAAGACCCAGCGGTCGCGGCTGCGCGCGGCCGTCGAGAACGGGAGCCTGGACGCGGCGGCCCGCCGGTCGGACGAGATCAGCACCCGGTTCCTCGGCGGCCATGTCGCGCCGGACGGCGAGGTGGAGACCGCACTGGCCGAGATCTACGCCCGCGTCCTGGACACCGAGGCGGTGTCGGCCACCGCCAGCTTCTTCGACCTGGGCGGTACCTCACTGGACGTGCTGCGGCTCAAGCTGGAGATCCAGGCCGCGTTCGGCATCGAGGACGTGCCGATGTCCACGCTCCTCCAGGCCCCGACCGTACGAGCCCTGGCCGGCCGCCTGGCCGCGGGGCAGGGCGCCGGTGGCGACGCCACCTACGATCCGCTGGTGCCGCTGCAGATCACCGGGGACGGGACGCCGCTCTTCTGCGTACACCCCGGTCTGGGGGAGGTGCTGGTCTTCGTCAACCTCGCCAAGTACTTCACCGGCGAGCGGCCGTTCTACGCGCTGCGGGCCCGCGGATTCGGGCAGGGGGAGACCCACTTCGGATCGTTCGGCGACATGGTGTCCACCTACGTCGAGGCCATCCGGCGGGCGCAGCCCAGCGGCCCCTACGCCGTCGCCGGGTACTCCTACGGCGGGGCGGTGGCATTCGAGATCGCCAAGCGGCTGGAAGCCGACGGCGACAGGGTCGACTTCGTGGGCGTCTTCAACCTGCCACCGCGGATCTCCGACCGCATGAACGAGATCACCTTCACCGACGGCGCGATCAACCTGGCGCTGTTCCTCGAACTCATCGACGCCACCGACATCGAGCGGCTGACCGCAACCCTGCGCCCACTGCCCGAGGCCGATCAGCTGGCCCATCTGATCGACCACGCCCCGAAGCGGCGGCTGACCGAACTCGACCTCACCCTCGAACGGTTCGCCGACTGGGTGCACCTCGCACAGAGCATGGTGCACCTGGGCCGCGACTACGAACCGTCGGGTTCGGTCGGGCGGGTGAAGGTCTTCTACTGCACTCCGCTGCGCGGCACCAAGGAGGAGTGGCTGGACCACCAGCTCAGCCACTGGGACGAGTTCACCCGCGACCCCAACACCTATATCGAGGTCGACGGGGAGCACTACACCCTGATGAGCCCGCAACATGTGCACACCTTCCAGGCGACCCTGCGGCACGAACTGGCCCGTGCGCTCGGCTGA
- a CDS encoding NAD-dependent epimerase/dehydratase family protein has product MQGKKILITGGTGQVARPVAESLAVDNEVWCLGRFGDPHARKALEEVGAHTAVRDMATDDLEGLPRDFTHVLHSAVHRGDGKDFEDTARVNAVGTARLMTHCSAAESFLYVSSGVVYNRADRTHRYRESDPLGGAAPWLPTYPVAKITAEGVARGLAETLGLPTVIARLNIAYGPYGHGGVPMILFNQMRKGQPCAVPREGQNYCNLLHTDDVVRQVPLLWDVARAPARVVNWGGDEEVGITDLLEYLSALTGVPVRLERGDYSRETAIFDHDVRRGLIGDCTIGWRAGIARTVADLFEEYRDRVDAYLDAHGAGTPQ; this is encoded by the coding sequence ATGCAAGGCAAGAAGATACTCATCACCGGCGGGACCGGGCAGGTCGCGAGGCCCGTGGCCGAATCGCTCGCCGTCGACAACGAGGTGTGGTGCCTGGGCCGGTTCGGCGACCCACACGCCCGCAAGGCGCTGGAGGAAGTGGGCGCCCACACCGCCGTCCGGGACATGGCCACCGACGACCTGGAGGGCCTGCCGCGCGACTTCACCCATGTGCTGCACTCGGCGGTGCACCGGGGCGACGGCAAGGACTTCGAGGACACCGCGCGCGTCAACGCGGTGGGCACCGCACGGCTGATGACCCACTGCTCCGCCGCCGAGTCGTTCCTGTACGTCTCGTCCGGGGTGGTCTACAACCGGGCCGATCGGACACATCGCTACCGGGAGAGCGATCCGCTGGGCGGGGCCGCGCCGTGGCTGCCGACCTACCCCGTCGCCAAGATCACCGCCGAAGGGGTGGCACGCGGTCTGGCCGAGACACTCGGGCTGCCGACGGTGATCGCCCGCCTCAACATCGCCTACGGCCCGTACGGCCACGGTGGCGTGCCCATGATCCTCTTCAACCAGATGCGCAAGGGGCAGCCCTGCGCGGTGCCCCGCGAGGGCCAGAACTACTGCAATCTGCTGCACACCGATGACGTCGTGCGCCAGGTGCCGCTGCTGTGGGACGTGGCGCGGGCGCCCGCGAGAGTCGTGAACTGGGGCGGGGACGAGGAGGTCGGCATCACCGACCTGCTGGAGTACCTGTCCGCGCTCACCGGAGTGCCGGTGCGGCTGGAGCGCGGCGACTACAGCCGGGAAACGGCCATCTTCGACCACGACGTCCGCCGTGGCCTGATCGGCGACTGCACCATCGGCTGGCGGGCCGGTATCGCCCGCACTGTGGCCGACCTGTTCGAGGAGTACCGCGACCGCGTCGACGCGTACCTGGACGCGCACGGAGCCGGGACACCCCAGTGA
- a CDS encoding pyridoxal phosphate-dependent aminotransferase, protein MRRSADIDALQHVLSAALGSPDPVCSLRRLDRGTGAFVALDAAVVERPTLVGGGSPYHPSSPAPSRHALDELVRRAETLGVPQILVPNVRRSDDTSALRAAGLVPVAAQSECVVRLTGEVDEILRTRIGAERLDGLRRRDREVSLGVTWERIRLSELDGSPWARDAFVTLHRRQAERHDGHANLYNADALDVLAHGPLADRTELLVRRQQDAVVQAGLITTSHNGRGIYSLTQAIDHDDPAARDGLFAASVYRLYLHARRSGLEWVHLGRGDVPRMRRLGADLFVPLDHWLRAPGLASPEEAGAEHPLSEYAAPPVTGVPVPGPARFRQVPRFDTIDLSSNTNPFLGASGEYPHLDTTELAGTYLATIATLPGHEGVDALSADHLLFSSGSVDGVMLLLAALASPGERVCVTPPTFPLYGHFAHLLRLPVVEVPLHGDDLSQLDTDRILAADPRVTILCDPNNPAGTRLDPEQVHDLVVHGRGLVVIDEAYVEFSEKPSYARLIAQHDNLIVLRTLSKAWGLAGARCGIALAQPGIIDALRRVQVPFGFTNASQHAVRDRLTDVRRVLAGIRRIRAERDRMASALTEHPAVARVFPSETNFLFVRLHKHERVMDQLRGAGIVVADTGRVIPDTCRITIGDRRANTALLEALSSAL, encoded by the coding sequence ATGCGCAGGTCCGCAGATATCGACGCGCTTCAGCATGTGCTGTCGGCCGCCCTGGGGTCCCCGGACCCGGTGTGCTCCCTGCGTCGACTAGACCGAGGCACGGGCGCGTTCGTCGCCCTGGACGCCGCCGTGGTCGAGCGCCCCACCCTGGTGGGCGGCGGGTCCCCGTACCACCCGAGCAGCCCCGCCCCCAGCCGCCACGCCCTCGACGAACTGGTCCGCCGCGCCGAGACACTGGGCGTGCCCCAGATCCTGGTGCCTAATGTGCGCCGCAGCGACGACACCAGCGCGCTGCGGGCGGCAGGGCTCGTTCCGGTCGCCGCCCAGAGCGAGTGTGTCGTCCGGCTGACCGGGGAAGTGGACGAGATCCTGCGGACCCGCATCGGCGCCGAACGGCTCGACGGCCTCCGCCGCCGCGACCGAGAGGTCTCCCTCGGGGTGACCTGGGAGCGGATCCGGCTGAGCGAGCTCGACGGGAGCCCCTGGGCGCGAGACGCCTTCGTCACGCTCCACCGGCGTCAGGCCGAACGCCACGACGGTCACGCCAACCTGTACAACGCCGACGCCCTCGACGTCCTGGCCCACGGCCCGTTGGCGGATCGCACCGAGCTGCTCGTGCGCCGCCAACAGGACGCCGTGGTCCAGGCCGGGCTCATCACCACGTCCCACAACGGCCGGGGGATCTACTCCCTCACACAGGCCATTGACCACGACGACCCCGCCGCACGGGACGGCCTCTTCGCCGCGTCCGTGTACCGGCTGTACCTCCATGCCCGGCGCTCCGGCCTGGAGTGGGTCCACCTCGGCCGGGGAGACGTCCCGCGCATGCGCCGCCTCGGAGCCGATCTGTTCGTACCCCTCGACCACTGGCTGCGCGCCCCCGGCCTCGCCTCCCCGGAGGAAGCGGGAGCGGAACACCCGCTGTCGGAGTACGCGGCTCCGCCCGTCACGGGGGTGCCGGTCCCGGGCCCGGCCCGCTTCCGCCAGGTGCCACGGTTCGACACGATCGACCTGTCCAGCAACACCAACCCGTTCCTGGGCGCCTCGGGTGAGTACCCCCACCTCGACACGACAGAGCTGGCCGGCACCTACCTGGCCACGATCGCGACATTGCCCGGCCACGAGGGCGTGGACGCGCTGAGCGCGGACCACCTGCTGTTCAGCAGCGGCTCGGTGGACGGCGTCATGCTGCTCCTGGCGGCGCTGGCGTCACCCGGCGAGCGCGTCTGCGTCACGCCACCCACCTTCCCGCTCTACGGCCACTTCGCCCACCTCCTGCGCCTGCCCGTCGTCGAGGTGCCGCTGCACGGCGACGACCTGTCCCAGCTCGACACCGACCGCATCCTGGCGGCCGATCCACGGGTGACCATCCTGTGCGACCCCAACAACCCCGCCGGGACCAGACTCGACCCGGAGCAGGTGCACGACCTGGTGGTTCACGGCCGCGGGCTGGTGGTGATCGACGAAGCCTATGTCGAGTTCAGCGAGAAGCCCTCGTACGCCCGGCTGATCGCCCAGCACGACAACCTCATCGTGCTCAGGACCCTCTCCAAGGCATGGGGACTCGCCGGGGCGCGCTGCGGAATCGCACTGGCCCAGCCCGGCATCATCGACGCACTGCGCCGGGTGCAGGTGCCCTTCGGGTTCACCAACGCCTCCCAGCACGCCGTGCGGGACCGGCTGACCGATGTGCGGCGGGTGCTCGCCGGTATCCGGCGCATCCGTGCCGAGCGTGACCGGATGGCCTCGGCGCTGACCGAACACCCCGCGGTGGCCCGGGTGTTCCCCTCGGAGACCAACTTCCTCTTCGTCCGACTGCACAAGCACGAGCGCGTGATGGACCAGCTCCGGGGCGCGGGCATCGTCGTGGCCGACACCGGGCGGGTGATCCCCGATACCTGCCGTATCACCATCGGCGATCGGCGCGCGAACACGGCCCTGCTCGAAGCGCTCTCCTCCGCCCTGTGA